One region of Pagrus major chromosome 5, Pma_NU_1.0 genomic DNA includes:
- the pnp4b gene encoding purine nucleoside phosphorylase 4b: protein MHTKGSSCCCSFEDYKLTTEWLLNQTSHRPKVAVICGSGLGLLADGAANKQTFRYQDIPNFPVSTVAGHEGCLVFGTIEDTSCVFMQGHFHLYEGYSLCQVTLPVRIFKLMGVESVLVTNASGGICPDFKVGDIMVIKDHINLPGFAGQHPLCGPNDERFGIRFPCMSDAYSKDLRRLALEVGSELGCSDFIREGVYCMVSGPNFETIAEARMLLILGCDSVGMSTVPEVTVAKHCGLRVLGLSLITNKVSLDYSREEKVNHEEVLQISKMRAEVLQKLVTKLISRCQQQSINTH from the exons ATGCACACCAAAGGAAGCTCCTG ctgctgctccttcGAGGACTACAAACTGACCACTGAGTGGCTGTTGAACCAGACGAGTCACCGTCCGAAAGTGGCGGTGATCTGTGGTTCTGGACTTGGTCTTCTGGCAGACGGAGCTGCGAACAAACAGACCTTCAGGTATCAGGACATCCCCAACTTCCCCGTCAGCACAG TGGCGGGTCATGAAGGCTGTCTGGTGTTTGGGACAATCGAGGACACTTCCTGTGTCTTCATGCAGGGTCACTTCCACCTGTACGAAGGTTACTCCCTCTGTCAA GTGACGTTACCTGTGAGGATCTTTAAGCTGATGGGGGTGGAGTCTGTGCTGGTGACAAACGCGTCTGGAGGAATCTGTCCAGACTTTAAGGTCGGAGACATCATGGTCATCAAAGACCACATCAACCTGCCGGGATTCGCTGGACAGCATCCGCTGTGTGGACCCAACGACGAGCG tttcGGGATCAGGTTCCCCTGTATGTCTGATGCGTACAGTAAGGATCTGCGGCGGCTGGCATTGGAAGTGGGGTCTGAGCTCGGCTGCAGTGACTTCATCAGAGAGGGAGTTTACTGCATGGTGAGCGGACCCAACTTTGAAACCATCGCTGAGGCCAGAATGCTGCTGATCCTGGGCTGCGACTCTGTGG gtaTGAGCACAGTTCCTGAAGTGACGGTGGCAAAGCACTGTGGACTCAGAGTTCTTGGTCTGTCCCTCATCACTAACAAG GTGTCTCTGGACTACAGTCGGGAGGAGAAGGTGAACCATGAGGAGGTTCTGCAGATCAGTAAGATGAGAGCAGAAGTTCTTCAGAAACTGGTCACCAAACTGATCTCTCGCTGCCAGCAGCAGAGCATCAATACCCACTGA